One window of the Rhodococcus sovatensis genome contains the following:
- a CDS encoding rhodanese-related sulfurtransferase yields the protein MAVPKIVLFYVFTPLPDPEAIRLWQHTLAASNNLTGRILISEHGINATVGGDLDDVKQYVRGTRSYAPFKDADIKWSEGLGDDFPRLSVKVRSEIVTFGAREELKVDDAGVVGGGVHLSPQQVHELVDERGDDVVFFDGRNAFEAQIGKFKNAVVPDVETTREFVAQLDSGQYDHLKNSPVVTYCTGGVRCEVLSSLMRARGFEEVYQLDGGIVRYGETYGDDALWEGSLYVFDKRMKIDFSDKTSVIGRCTVCANPTSRYQDFDGDAGRGLRLVCVDCA from the coding sequence ATGGCTGTACCGAAAATCGTGCTGTTCTACGTGTTCACCCCCCTCCCGGACCCGGAGGCCATCCGGCTCTGGCAGCACACACTTGCTGCGTCGAACAACCTGACCGGACGCATCCTGATCTCGGAACACGGGATCAACGCCACGGTCGGTGGCGATCTCGACGACGTCAAGCAGTATGTGCGAGGCACCCGCAGCTATGCCCCGTTCAAAGACGCCGACATCAAATGGTCCGAAGGTCTCGGCGACGATTTCCCGCGCCTGTCCGTCAAGGTGCGCTCCGAGATCGTCACGTTCGGGGCGCGGGAGGAATTGAAGGTCGACGACGCAGGCGTTGTCGGTGGGGGAGTACACCTCAGCCCACAGCAGGTGCACGAGCTCGTCGACGAGCGCGGAGACGATGTGGTGTTCTTCGACGGACGCAATGCGTTCGAGGCGCAGATCGGTAAGTTCAAGAATGCTGTCGTTCCCGATGTCGAGACCACCCGCGAGTTCGTCGCGCAGCTGGATTCGGGACAGTACGACCACCTGAAGAACAGCCCGGTCGTCACGTACTGCACTGGTGGAGTCCGCTGCGAGGTCCTGTCCTCACTGATGCGCGCCCGAGGCTTCGAGGAGGTCTACCAACTCGACGGCGGCATCGTGCGGTACGGCGAAACCTACGGCGACGACGCCCTGTGGGAGGGCTCACTGTACGTCTTCGACAAGCGTATGAAGATCGACTTCTCCGACAAGACCTCGGTGATCGGTCGATGCACCGTGTGCGCGAATCCGACGTCGCGCTATCAGGACTTCGACGGTGACGCCGGGCGCGGCCTCCGTCTCGTGTGCGTGGACTGTGCCTGA
- a CDS encoding carboxyl transferase domain-containing protein: MFKRIAVVNRGEAAVRLIRAVKELNAEYDYGIRTVALHTEAERRAMFVRQADEAVMLAKPEVGSAYLDYGVLEAALVASGADAVWVGWGFVAEDPKFADIVARLNITFIGPSAAAMRLLGDKVEAKLLAEKVGVPVAPWSGGPVETRADARRHAAAIGYPLIIKARSGGGGRGIRKVFAEDELELALERTQGEAERSFGDPVVFIERLVTDARHVEVQVIADTHGNVWAPGVRDCSIQRRNQKVIEESSSPLLTKEQADHLRAVSAELVRAAGYAGAGTVEYLYQPEQKIFTFLEVNTRLQVEHPITEFTTGIDLVKLQILVADGDALEGECPAEFGHAVEARLNAEDADNGFAPAPGSVELLKFPLGSGIRVDTGIAQGDVIPPDYDSMVAKVIAWGRDRSEAFARLRNALRETTVVIDGGTTTKSFLLSLLDKEEVMSASADTGWLDRTDAGTPAGPTVTADVAIIAAAIDAYDAEEARERAAFLSSARGGRPRASHTIGRTVELSYQGQAYKLGVGQIGPHRYQVDGDSGDLQVDLERLGQYESRLTLGDRRFSVVTVAGAAHFLVEVDGISHQISQDEAGLVRAPAPAVVVAVPVAVGDEVEAGQTLVVLESMKMETAVRSPYAGTVREVLASVNGQVDSGAALLRVDQAGEQKASSQTARVEFRTVPSVEGESASCRALARLSELSALITGFDVGAPRARVLLADYERLRSAVPREDTAVLEAELALLNTFADICELSRNRPTMDEENTDERVHSPREHFHSFLHSLDSDVQGLPEAFRSKLSRVLHHYDADADAGRSPELEEAVYRVFLALQRIENQVPVIAALLDHWLTDTAAQPTSGIGEVLERLIVATQARYPVIGDVARNLRFRLFDAPQIRRARDQVYDGVRGSLQYLTENPDAPDYAARIDALVSTPEPLIDLLSSRIDNPGALLEVITRQFYEIRTLEDIKAFDREGKHFVTGNFELAGERLQLVSTATAFADLSATIDAIDDIAGPAPEHLAVDLYLAWPDAPDDGDEIAEVILAVLSEHPSTRGWRRITITVCGNDVRHVTFRRTTSEGSEPLVEDVVIRDMHPLTGQRLDLWRLKNFDGTRLPATAGTYLFHLTAKDNPSDERLMALAEIRGVTTQLDEHGNVVAVPEIERTVAACLDGIRRTQSLRGRKRLDANRVTLYVWPVLDVPDDRLATIARHIAPSTIGAGLEEITLIARLKNGPGSAPRDVAIRFSYRSGAGVVAKVTDKPTEPLRPLDEYTQKVQRSQARGTVYPYELIPLLTGTDGSFTEYDVDTSGVLSPVERPYGHNTAGIITGLVTTPSERYPDGITRVALFGDPTKALGTVAEAECSRIVAAIDLAEQLGAPVEWFALSSGATISMSTGTENMDWVSRGLRRIITFTQGGGEINIIVAGINVGAQPYWNAEATMLAHTKGILVMTPDSAMVLTGKQSLDYSGGVSAEDNFGIGGYDRVMGPNGQAQYWAPNLRAAVEVLFAHYEHAYTAPGERFPRRAATADPTDRDVRSYPHVHPASDFTTVGDIFSSVTNPDRKKPFDIRTVMRAVVDQDHSVLERWADMADADTSVVFDAHLAGIPVSVIGIESRAIPRKGWFPADGPDQWTSGTLFPSSSKKTARAINAASGSRPIVVLANLSGFDGSPESLRNIQLEYGAEIGRAIVNFDGPIVFCVVSRYHGGAFVVFSGALNDNMEVLAVEGSFASVLGGAPAAAVVFTRDVNARTAADPAVKELEAKLNAAETDADRAHLRVELATKKADIRNAKLGEVAAEFEAIHNIQRAQTVGSVHHIVPAAELRPQLIAAIERGMARAEA, from the coding sequence TTGTTCAAGCGGATTGCAGTAGTCAACAGGGGTGAGGCGGCTGTTCGCCTGATCAGGGCTGTGAAGGAACTCAACGCCGAGTACGACTACGGCATTCGGACGGTGGCGTTGCATACCGAGGCGGAGCGGCGGGCGATGTTCGTTCGTCAGGCTGATGAGGCTGTGATGTTGGCCAAGCCGGAGGTGGGGTCGGCGTATCTCGATTACGGGGTGCTCGAGGCGGCGTTGGTGGCCTCGGGTGCGGATGCGGTGTGGGTGGGGTGGGGTTTCGTGGCGGAGGACCCGAAGTTCGCCGATATCGTGGCCCGGTTGAACATCACCTTCATCGGGCCTTCTGCTGCGGCGATGCGTCTGTTGGGGGACAAGGTGGAGGCGAAACTTCTGGCGGAGAAGGTCGGGGTGCCGGTCGCTCCGTGGTCGGGGGGCCCGGTGGAGACTCGTGCTGATGCCCGCCGCCATGCTGCGGCGATCGGGTATCCGTTGATCATCAAAGCCCGTTCCGGTGGTGGTGGCCGCGGGATTCGTAAGGTCTTCGCCGAGGACGAACTCGAACTGGCGTTGGAGCGCACTCAGGGTGAAGCCGAACGTTCCTTCGGTGACCCGGTGGTGTTCATCGAACGTTTGGTCACCGATGCCCGCCACGTCGAGGTGCAGGTCATCGCCGACACTCACGGCAATGTGTGGGCGCCGGGTGTGCGGGACTGCTCGATTCAGCGCCGCAATCAGAAGGTCATCGAAGAATCGAGCTCACCGCTGCTGACGAAGGAGCAGGCCGATCATCTGCGGGCGGTGTCGGCGGAGTTGGTGCGTGCTGCCGGGTATGCCGGTGCGGGGACGGTGGAGTACCTGTATCAGCCGGAGCAGAAGATTTTCACGTTCCTCGAAGTCAACACGCGTTTGCAGGTCGAGCATCCCATCACCGAGTTCACCACCGGTATCGATCTGGTCAAGCTGCAGATCCTCGTCGCCGACGGTGACGCCCTCGAGGGTGAGTGCCCGGCCGAGTTCGGGCATGCTGTCGAAGCCCGGTTGAACGCCGAGGACGCCGATAATGGTTTCGCACCGGCCCCGGGCAGTGTGGAACTGCTCAAGTTCCCCCTCGGTTCCGGTATCCGTGTCGATACCGGTATCGCGCAGGGTGATGTCATTCCCCCTGATTACGATTCGATGGTCGCCAAGGTCATCGCCTGGGGCCGGGACCGTAGTGAAGCGTTCGCGCGACTACGCAACGCGCTCCGCGAGACCACGGTCGTCATCGACGGCGGCACGACCACCAAGTCGTTCCTGCTCAGCCTTCTCGACAAAGAGGAGGTCATGTCTGCTTCCGCTGATACCGGGTGGCTCGATCGCACCGATGCCGGCACCCCGGCAGGTCCGACCGTGACTGCTGATGTCGCGATCATCGCTGCCGCGATCGATGCCTACGACGCCGAGGAGGCCCGTGAGCGGGCGGCGTTCTTGTCTTCGGCTCGGGGTGGTCGCCCGCGGGCCAGTCACACCATCGGACGGACGGTCGAGCTCAGTTATCAGGGTCAGGCCTACAAGCTCGGTGTCGGTCAGATCGGGCCGCACCGCTACCAGGTCGACGGGGACAGTGGGGATCTGCAGGTCGATCTCGAACGTCTCGGGCAGTACGAGAGCCGGTTGACGCTCGGGGATCGGCGTTTTTCTGTCGTCACTGTCGCTGGTGCTGCGCATTTCCTGGTCGAGGTCGATGGGATTTCGCATCAGATCAGCCAAGACGAAGCGGGGTTGGTGCGTGCTCCTGCTCCGGCTGTCGTCGTCGCGGTTCCTGTCGCTGTCGGCGATGAGGTCGAGGCCGGTCAGACGTTGGTGGTGCTCGAGTCGATGAAGATGGAGACCGCGGTCCGTTCCCCGTATGCGGGGACGGTGCGGGAGGTGTTGGCGTCGGTGAACGGGCAGGTCGATTCCGGGGCTGCACTGTTGCGGGTCGATCAGGCCGGGGAGCAGAAAGCGTCCTCGCAGACCGCGCGGGTGGAGTTTCGGACTGTGCCCAGCGTCGAGGGTGAAAGCGCGAGTTGTCGGGCGTTGGCGCGGTTGAGCGAGTTGTCGGCGTTGATCACCGGTTTCGATGTCGGTGCACCTCGGGCTCGTGTTCTGCTCGCCGACTACGAACGACTGCGCAGTGCAGTGCCGCGGGAGGACACTGCGGTGCTGGAGGCGGAGTTGGCGTTGCTGAACACTTTCGCTGATATTTGTGAACTGTCGCGTAATCGTCCGACGATGGACGAGGAGAACACCGACGAACGGGTTCATTCTCCCCGTGAGCATTTCCATTCGTTTCTGCATTCACTGGACTCGGACGTTCAAGGATTACCGGAGGCGTTCCGCAGCAAGCTTTCTCGTGTGTTGCATCACTACGATGCCGATGCCGATGCCGGTCGCAGTCCCGAGCTCGAAGAAGCGGTCTACCGGGTGTTCCTGGCGTTGCAGCGCATCGAGAATCAAGTCCCGGTCATCGCAGCGTTGCTCGATCATTGGCTCACCGACACCGCAGCGCAACCGACATCCGGGATCGGGGAGGTCCTCGAACGGTTGATCGTGGCCACCCAAGCCCGCTACCCCGTCATCGGTGACGTCGCACGCAACCTCCGATTCCGTCTCTTCGACGCCCCACAAATCCGCCGCGCACGCGATCAGGTCTACGACGGAGTCCGCGGCAGCCTGCAATACCTCACCGAAAACCCCGACGCACCCGACTACGCCGCACGCATCGACGCACTCGTCTCGACGCCGGAACCGCTGATCGACCTGCTGTCGTCGAGGATCGACAACCCGGGCGCCCTGCTCGAAGTCATCACTCGTCAGTTCTACGAAATTCGGACCCTCGAAGACATCAAGGCGTTCGATCGTGAAGGAAAGCACTTCGTCACCGGCAATTTCGAGCTCGCCGGCGAGCGTCTCCAGTTGGTCTCTACGGCAACGGCATTCGCGGACCTGTCCGCGACGATCGACGCAATCGACGACATCGCAGGCCCAGCCCCCGAGCACCTCGCGGTCGATCTGTACCTCGCGTGGCCCGACGCGCCGGACGACGGTGACGAGATCGCCGAGGTCATCCTCGCAGTACTCAGCGAGCACCCGTCCACCCGCGGGTGGCGTCGTATCACGATCACCGTGTGCGGCAACGATGTTCGACACGTGACGTTCCGGCGCACCACCTCCGAGGGGTCGGAGCCGTTGGTCGAGGATGTCGTCATCCGTGACATGCATCCGTTGACGGGGCAACGGTTGGACCTGTGGCGCCTGAAGAACTTCGACGGCACCCGACTACCCGCGACAGCGGGAACGTACCTGTTCCACCTCACCGCGAAAGACAACCCCTCCGACGAACGCCTGATGGCACTCGCCGAAATCCGCGGCGTCACCACCCAACTCGACGAACACGGCAACGTCGTGGCCGTACCGGAAATCGAACGCACCGTCGCAGCCTGCCTCGACGGCATCCGCCGCACCCAATCTCTACGCGGCCGCAAACGACTCGACGCCAACCGCGTCACCCTCTACGTCTGGCCCGTCCTCGACGTCCCCGACGACCGCCTCGCCACCATCGCCCGCCACATCGCACCCTCCACCATCGGCGCAGGCCTGGAAGAAATCACCCTGATCGCCCGCCTCAAAAACGGACCGGGCTCGGCCCCCCGCGACGTCGCGATCCGCTTCTCCTACCGCTCCGGCGCCGGCGTCGTTGCGAAGGTCACCGACAAACCCACCGAACCGCTGCGCCCACTCGACGAATACACCCAGAAGGTCCAACGATCCCAAGCCCGCGGCACCGTCTACCCCTACGAGCTGATCCCCCTGCTCACCGGCACCGATGGCTCGTTCACCGAATACGACGTCGACACATCGGGTGTCCTCTCACCGGTCGAGCGTCCGTACGGACACAACACCGCCGGCATCATCACCGGTCTCGTCACCACCCCCTCCGAGCGGTATCCCGACGGCATCACCCGCGTCGCGCTGTTCGGTGACCCCACCAAAGCCCTCGGCACCGTCGCCGAAGCCGAATGCTCCCGCATCGTCGCCGCCATCGACCTCGCCGAACAGCTCGGCGCACCCGTCGAATGGTTCGCCCTGTCCTCCGGCGCCACCATCTCGATGTCCACCGGCACCGAGAACATGGACTGGGTATCGCGCGGACTGCGCCGCATCATCACCTTCACCCAGGGTGGCGGTGAAATCAACATCATCGTCGCCGGCATCAACGTCGGCGCCCAGCCCTACTGGAACGCCGAAGCCACCATGCTCGCCCACACCAAAGGCATCCTGGTGATGACCCCCGACAGCGCCATGGTCCTGACCGGAAAACAATCCCTGGACTACTCCGGCGGCGTCTCCGCCGAAGACAACTTCGGCATCGGCGGCTACGACCGCGTCATGGGACCGAACGGACAAGCCCAATACTGGGCCCCGAACCTCCGTGCCGCAGTAGAGGTACTGTTCGCGCACTACGAGCACGCCTACACCGCTCCCGGTGAGCGCTTCCCGCGTCGGGCAGCCACCGCCGACCCGACCGACCGTGACGTCCGCAGCTACCCGCACGTGCACCCGGCGAGCGACTTCACCACCGTCGGTGACATCTTCTCGAGTGTCACGAACCCCGATCGCAAGAAGCCGTTCGACATTCGCACCGTCATGCGCGCCGTCGTCGACCAGGACCACTCGGTTCTCGAACGCTGGGCCGACATGGCCGACGCCGACACCTCCGTCGTCTTCGATGCTCACCTCGCCGGAATCCCTGTTTCCGTCATCGGTATCGAATCACGCGCCATCCCACGCAAGGGCTGGTTCCCCGCCGACGGACCGGATCAGTGGACCTCGGGCACATTGTTCCCGAGTTCGTCGAAGAAGACCGCTCGTGCAATCAATGCCGCCAGCGGCTCGCGTCCGATCGTGGTCCTGGCCAACCTGTCCGGTTTCGACGGCTCGCCCGAATCACTACGCAACATCCAACTCGAATACGGTGCCGAAATCGGCCGCGCCATCGTCAACTTCGACGGCCCCATCGTCTTCTGCGTCGTCTCCCGCTACCACGGCGGCGCATTCGTCGTCTTCTCCGGAGCACTCAACGACAACATGGAAGTCCTCGCCGTCGAAGGATCCTTCGCCTCCGTCCTCGGCGGTGCACCCGCAGCAGCAGTCGTCTTCACCCGCGACGTCAACGCCCGCACCGCAGCAGATCCGGCGGTGAAGGAACTCGAAGCCAAACTCAACGCCGCAGAGACCGACGCCGACCGCGCGCACCTACGCGTCGAACTCGCCACCAAGAAAGCAGACATCCGCAACGCCAAACTCGGCGAAGTCGCCGCCGAATTCGAAGCAATCCACAACATCCAACGAGCACAAACCGTCGGATCCGTCCACCACATCGTCCCCGCCGCCGAACTACGACCCCAACTCATCGCCGCCATCGAACGAGGAATGGCGCGCGCAGAGGCGTAA
- a CDS encoding pseudouridine synthase, whose product MLEFLAREYPDDRWAESMAGGEVVDEKGRRWNDGSTYAPGRFVYFYRTPAPETPVPFELEVLYDDGGIVVVDKPHFLATIPRGMHVTETATVRLRRLLDCPELTPAHRLDRATAGVLIFTRTKELRRPYQELFSTRSVLKEYEAVAGFDPAMDFPRVVRSRIEKDHGVMVAREEPGEPNSETRIELIDTVGDLARYRLFPLTGRTHQLRIHLSSLGIPILGDPYYPVYTRTAADDFSNPLQLLARAVEFDDPITGARRRYESRRTLRM is encoded by the coding sequence GTGCTCGAGTTCTTGGCCCGCGAATACCCAGACGACCGGTGGGCGGAATCCATGGCCGGGGGAGAGGTGGTCGACGAGAAGGGTCGACGGTGGAATGACGGTAGCACCTACGCGCCTGGCCGATTCGTGTACTTCTACCGCACGCCTGCACCCGAGACACCGGTGCCGTTCGAACTCGAGGTCCTCTACGACGACGGAGGCATCGTCGTCGTAGACAAACCGCACTTCCTCGCAACCATCCCTCGGGGAATGCACGTCACCGAAACTGCGACGGTAAGGTTGCGGCGTCTGCTGGACTGCCCGGAACTGACGCCGGCGCACCGCCTCGACCGCGCGACCGCAGGCGTGCTGATCTTCACCCGTACCAAAGAGTTGCGACGGCCGTACCAGGAATTGTTCTCCACCCGTTCGGTTCTCAAGGAGTACGAGGCGGTGGCCGGCTTCGACCCAGCGATGGACTTTCCACGCGTGGTTCGTAGCCGGATCGAAAAGGACCACGGAGTGATGGTTGCGCGCGAAGAACCGGGCGAGCCGAACAGCGAAACTCGGATCGAGTTGATCGACACGGTAGGCGATTTGGCCCGCTATCGACTGTTCCCACTCACCGGCCGCACGCACCAATTGCGAATACACTTGTCGTCGTTGGGTATTCCGATCTTGGGTGATCCGTACTATCCGGTGTACACCCGCACGGCTGCCGACGACTTCAGCAATCCTCTGCAATTGCTGGCGAGGGCGGTCGAGTTCGACGATCCCATCACCGGTGCGCGGCGACGCTACGAGAGCCGCCGTACCCTGCGCATGTAA